Proteins encoded within one genomic window of Saccharomyces mikatae IFO 1815 strain IFO1815 genome assembly, chromosome: 15:
- the DIA2 gene encoding DNA-binding SCF ubiquitin ligase subunit DIA2 (similar to Saccharomyces cerevisiae DIA2 (YOR080W); ancestral locus Anc_5.689) — protein sequence MSFPGDSDVIIDSTVLKAVELGTKLFKSGEYLQAKRIFINAIRVCDSYSEEQIIQIRNAYQLDTVRIDNKRLYHPRYVKILDNICACYEKLNDLKSCLNVSQRLLQLDPGNVKCYIRCTRTLIKLKDWKRAYKTCCGGLQLCDNASPLLRQQKQFIKENMAQKQDNEKKSNDGRKYIDPLNEAKVLKRKKQSDISELLQPKKKIKDDIRKVDLVGDLPIEVLPVILQRFTSRELIMLSLVCNKWRDKILYHLHCFREFNLTSISFKNFVKFMDFLQQNFTNTYKRYSLSQLKISSKITPEELRIAQLLFSKMPKCISFERLILSMPTLTTTQFYKLMAGERTELFSKLLELSLMITYRPDKQHEWNILQNCPLLKKMELIFVNSVVSIANRNNITGSDNSFNSMFGGVNIQSPVENQGESEIVEGKVVYNELEKLTLICDKKKIKNFPLYYALSRNQFPLLRKLTITGVIFPFIDQSVTNFEWLLNFPNLKELWLEDNDNCELSKFFQLLKCSDVWKNLRKLTFRENRLYPIINLDEDLPIANDDEMPYMLYYRKNLQNLEKLDLMGTSISGSALTRLCEKYLNGEKLKSLNIGDCPNIQFLTNHAHTTRMVLDVNLVLKKLSKLEEINLSHLNTLNDRTMNSFIINIPFLENLKRLDISHNFEITGISIYEFLKKFQMDHENETGCQPLTYLNIDGCVQVSHITVNMIRAQNLVTRVDCVYERDKWKKFGVNSYSYS from the coding sequence ATGTCCTTTCCAGGGGACTCAGACGTGATCATAGATTCTACCGTTCTAAAAGCTGTTGAATTAGGAACAAAACTTTTTAAATCTGGGGAATATCTGCAAgcgaaaagaatattcatCAATGCTATAAGAGTATGCGATTCTTATTCTGAGGAGCAAATCATACAAATCAGAAACGCATACCAATTAGATACTGTGaggattgataataaaCGATTATATCATCCTAGATATGTAAAGATACTGGACAATATCTGTGCGTGTTATGAAAAACTAAACGATTTGAAATCCTGTTTAAATGTATCACAAAGATTACTTCAGCTAGATCCTGGTAATGTAAAATGCTACATACGGTGTACAAGAACACTCataaaattaaaagattGGAAAAGAGCATATAAGACATGTTGTGGCGGATTACAGTTATGTGATAATGCCAGTCCTCTTTTGAGGCAACAAAAGCAATTTATTAAAGAGAATATGGCGCAAAAACaggataatgaaaagaagagtaACGACGGAAGGAAATATATAGATCCATTAAATGAAGCAAAAGTACTTAAGAGGAAAAAGCAGAGTGATATTTCAGAATTGTTGCaaccaaagaagaagatcaaAGATGATATCAGGAAAGTTGATTTAGTTGGCGACTTACCGATTGAGGTACTACCTGTCATACTTCAAAGATTCACCAGTAGAGAACTCATTATGTTGTCGTTGGTTTGTAACAAATGGAGAGACAAAATATTGTATCATTTACATTGTTTCCGAGAATTTAACTTGACCTCAAtcagtttcaaaaactttgtAAAATTTATGGATTTCTTACAACAGAATTTCACCAATACGTACAAAAGATACAGTCTTTCTCAGTTAAAAATTAGTTCTAAAATTACTCCGGAAGAGTTACGAATAGCTCAGTTGTTATTTAGTAAAATGCCGAAATGCATAAGTTTTGAACGGCTTATACTTTCAATGCCAACACTAACAACCACCCAGTTTTACAAGTTGATGGCTGGAGAACGTACAGAGCTTTTCTCAAAATTACTAGAATTATCCCTTATGATAACTTATAGACCTGATAAACAACATGAATGGAATATACTTCAGAATTGTcctttgttgaagaaaatggaattaATATTTGTAAATTCAGTGGTTTCCATCGCCAATCGAAATAATATCACCGGAAGCGATAACAGTTTCAATTCAATGTTCGGTGGTGTCAATATACAAAGTCCGGTTGAAAATCAGGGTGAATCAGAAATTGTGGAGGGAAAAGTGGTCTACAATGAACTAGAAAAGTTAACATTGATATGtgacaagaagaaaattaagAATTTCCCACTCTATTATGCCTTATCAAGAAATCAGTTTCCTCTATTACGGAAGTTGACAATAACTGGTGTaatatttccttttattGACCAAAGTGTAACGAACTTTGAGTGGTTATTGAATTTTCCAAACTTAAAAGAACTATGGTTGGAGGACAACGATAATTGTGAACTGAGTAAGTTCTTTCAATTGCTCAAGTGCTCAGAtgtttggaaaaatttgcGGAAGTTGACCTTTAGAGAGAACAGACTGTATCCAATTATCAATCTTGATGAGGACTTGCCCATTGCCAACGATGATGAGATGCCATACATGCTATATTATAGGAAGAACCTGCAGAATCTGGAAAAGTTAGATCTAATGGGGACATCAATAAGCGGTTCTGCGTTAACCAGATTATGTGAAAAGTATTTGAATGGTGAGAAATTAAAGAGTTTAAATATTGGGGACTGCCCCAACATTCAATTTCTAACTAATCATGCTCATACAACAAGAATGGTATTGGATGTGAATTTggttttgaagaaactcTCTAAATTGGAGGAAATCAATTTGTCACATCTGAATACATTGAATGATCGTACAATGAATTCCTTTATAATTAACATACcctttttggaaaatttgaaaaggctTGATATTTCGCacaattttgaaatcacCGGAATATCAATCTACgaatttttaaagaaatttcagATGGACCACGAGAATGAAACAGGATGCCAACCACTGACATATTTAAATATTGACGGTTGTGTACAAGTATCACATATCACTGTCAATATGATCCGAGCCCAGAATCTAGTCACCCGAGTGGATTGCGTTTACGAAAGAgacaaatggaaaaaattcgGAGTTAACTCATATTCGTACTCATAA